Within Raphanus sativus cultivar WK10039 unplaced genomic scaffold, ASM80110v3 Scaffold0014, whole genome shotgun sequence, the genomic segment aaattttaatataacatataaatttaatattattaaaataaatttcgttttaatatatataagattcaGTCaggtatttttaaattaataaattagtgacttagataaaaaaaaattaatgatttagttaaaatctaataaaacatcacaaataatcaaaattgtCTAAAAATGTAGAACATgacaaaactaataataaattagtaaCCTAGTTAAcagtctaaaacctaataaaaatatgataattaataaaaaaacaaataagaaaaattaactaaattgtaaaataacatataaatttaatattattaaaataaatttcgttttaatatatataagattcaGTAAgggtattttttaaattgataaattagTGACTtagctaaaaaaaaatcaatgatttagttaaaacttaataaaaacatgacaaataaacaaaatcaccTAAAaatgacaaatcagcaaaatcacttcttaaataatagtatagattgaaAATGTAAAAGGAAATTTTTTTAGTAACACATTCAAAAAACATGAATTGTTTTTGTAACAAAGGGAGTATGTATATCTCTATATGGAATGGCCTTTTTTAATTCCAGATATATCCACGTATTACTAACGGAGGATGTCGATGGTTTCATTTTCATCCCAACTTGATGGTGAACCATTTGATTAATATTGCCACAAAGGATTGGTATTTGCCGACACtataagaattttaaatttggatAGTCCTGTTTGAGAATTTGCGATTAGTCAAACATTTAAATCACAAGTATTTTTTATTACGGCATTATACTAAATCTAGAAAGTATACAATAAAATCTGGATATTGATCAACAAGAAATAGAAGATTAAGGTCTAAGTTATTATTAAGACGATAAAAGCTAAAAGCTTTGGATAATTAAAGGACTACCAAAACTAATTGTTATTGTTTTGTGTGGAGATCTCtcttgaaaaaaagaaagagaggtgATAGTGATGGTTACTGTTCAGTGTTGAGATCTTCaccaaaagagaaaaagaacatgaggaaaaaaaaactttcccTTGTACCAATGACACAAAACAGCTCTGAGTACTGAAAAAGTGTGAATTTGGAAATATATTTCCCACTCTTCTCTCAGCCTCCATCTAACACTTCCATCTCCTCAGCTCAAACTTGTAatacttctctctctctagggcTTGTCCTTCCTCAATTCGAAATTGCAGAAACTCGCGCAACTCAGGGGGGCTTCTCTTACTCACTCTCTTCTCGTCTCACTGGCTAAAGACTCTCACTTTATGATGTCGTAGCTATCCTAGATTTGTGggtttctttttgatttttctgGGTTTGCTTCAGTTCTCCTGGAGCCACTAGATTATGCTCTGCAAGATTAGGGTTTTTCTCGAGAAAGCTGTAATCTTTGTGCTCTGTACTGATTGTTCCTTAAAGGGTATCTGTTCTATGGCGATTTTGAGTGATGTTTGTGGTTTCCCCGTATATGTTATTTAGGTTTTGTTCAGAAATGATTTAGCTTTAGGTGTTGGGAAGAAGATCTTGTAATACTACAAAGttcagactttttttttttgtatagacaagacaaaaaaagaagaaagtagTGTATTGGTTATCCTCTGGCTATACTGGAGATCTGGGATTTGTTTCATCTCTTATGTCAGATGAGGACCTTTTACCCATCTGATTCTTTTAGTAAAGAATCACATCTCAATTCCTTGAATCCACAGTCATGGCTTCAAGTTGAGAGAGGGAAACTCTCTTCCTCTGCCTCTTCATCTGCGTAAGTTTCTCTCTTACCTACTGGTTATCTTTAAGCTATGGAGTTaacctttgttttcttttgtagtCCACTGTGCAGAGAATCATTCATCAAAGTTCCTGAGCCGCAGATACTGCCTCACTATAAACCTCTTGACTATGTAGAAGTTCTTGCTCAGATTCATGAAGAACTCGAGTCCTGCTCTTTACATGAGAGGTCGAGTCTGTATCTGTTGCAGTATCAAGTCTTTAGAGGTCTTGGAGAGACCAAACTTGGACAGAGAAGCCTTCGATCAGCTTGGCAAGAAGCTACAACTGTACATGAGAAAGTTGTGTTTGGGTCTTGGTTAAAGTACGAGAAACAAGGAGAGGAAGTCATCGCCGAGTTGCTTTCTTCTTGCGGTAAGTATTCTGAAGAGTTTGTGCCTTTGGACATTGCATCTTGTTCCCCGGTTACTTCAGCTTCTTCCCCTGAGGCAGCATCTGCGAAGGCCAAGCGCTCTATTTCGAGAAACGTTGTGTTTAAGATAGGAGAAGAGAGAGTAGCTTGTGATAGAAAGAGATTCGCGAGCCTTTCGGCTCCTTTCCACGCCATGCTTTACGGAAGCTTCACGGAGTCGCTTCTTGATGAGATAGACATGTCAGAGAACCATGTATCCCCCTCAGCTATGCGTGTTGTAAGAGACTTCAGCGTTGCTGATGTTCTAATCGGAGTTACAAAGAATCTTTTACTGGAAGTTTTGGTTTTTGCGAACAAGTTTTGCTGCGAGAGACTCAAAGACGCCTGCGACAGAGAGTTGGCTTGTCTTGTCTCCTCCATGGAATGTGCCATCGAGCTAATGGACTTTGCACTGGAAGAGAGCTCCCCGATCCTAGCTGCGTCGTGTCTGCAAGTTTTCCTCTACGAGTTGCCTGATAGTTTGACAGATGAGCGTGTTGAGGAGGCTTTGACACGTGTTAACAGATCTCAAGTCTCAACCATGGCAGGGAAAGCTTCGTTCTCCTTATACTCTTGTCTAACCGAAGTCTCCATGCGTTTAGATCCTCGTTCCGACAGAACACTGAGCTTCTTGGAGAAAGTAGTTGACTTTGCGGAGAGTGATCGGCAGAGAGTGTTAGGGTTTCATCGGTTAGGTTGCACAAGGCTGTTGAGGAAAGAGTACCGTGAAGCAGAAGAAGCATTCGAAACCGCGTTTAATCTAGGCCACGTGTATTCAGCTACTGGCTTGGCAAGGATAGGTTACATCCAAGGCCATAAGCTTTGGGGCTACGAGAAGCTAACCTCTGTTATCTCCTCTGTTTCACCTCCTCTCGGATGGATGTATCAAGAAAGGTCTTTATACTGTGAAGGCGATAAGAAGCTCGAGGATCTCGAAAAAGCAACTGAACTTGACCCGACTTTGACTTATCCTTACATGTATAGAGCTGTGAAGCTAATGTCTGAACAAAACGCTGAGGCTGCTCTGGAGGAAATCAACAGGATCTTGGGGTTTAAACTCGCGTTGGAGTGCTTGGAGATCAGGTTCTGTCTTTACCTCGGTATGGATGACTATGAAGCAGCTCTTCGTGATATACAGGCTGCTCTTACTTTGTGTCCGGACTACAGAATGTTTGATGGGAAAGTAGCGGCGAGGCAGCTTCGGACGCTGGTCTATGAACATGTAGAGAGCTGGACGACTGCGGATTGTTGGATGCAGCTTTATGAGAAATGGTCTAACGTTGATGACATTGGTTCTCTTTCGGTGATCTATCAGATGCTAGAAGCTGATGCTTGTAAAGGTGTACTCTACTTCAGGCAATCGTTGCTTCTCCTTAGGTTGAAATGTCCCGAAGCAGCGATGCGGAGCTTGCAGTTAGCTAGAGAGCACGCCTCGAGTGACCACGAGCGTCTGGTGTATGAAGGATGGATCTTGTACGACACTGGTCACTGTGAAGAAGGGCTTCAAAAGGCTAAGGAGTCCATTAGAATCAAGAGATCATTCGAAGCTTACTTCCTCCAAGCTTATGCCTTGGCAGAGTCTAGCCTGGACCCGTCTAGCTCTTCAACCGTTGTTTCTCTTCTTGAAGACGCTCTTAAATGCCCCTCTGATAGGTTGCGGAAAGGCCAGGTACGCCTCGTTCACCACCACATAGTCAGGAGATTTTAGAggctataaataatttaataagaatttatgtaattaaatttttttggaGGTTATAGGTCAATGTTTCACTAACCTATGTTCATGATCGGCTCTGCACTTAGTACGGATTGAGAGTT encodes:
- the LOC108848062 gene encoding ETO1-like protein 1, whose protein sequence is MRTFYPSDSFSKESHLNSLNPQSWLQVERGKLSSSASSSAPLCRESFIKVPEPQILPHYKPLDYVEVLAQIHEELESCSLHERSSLYLLQYQVFRGLGETKLGQRSLRSAWQEATTVHEKVVFGSWLKYEKQGEEVIAELLSSCGKYSEEFVPLDIASCSPVTSASSPEAASAKAKRSISRNVVFKIGEERVACDRKRFASLSAPFHAMLYGSFTESLLDEIDMSENHVSPSAMRVVRDFSVADVLIGVTKNLLLEVLVFANKFCCERLKDACDRELACLVSSMECAIELMDFALEESSPILAASCLQVFLYELPDSLTDERVEEALTRVNRSQVSTMAGKASFSLYSCLTEVSMRLDPRSDRTLSFLEKVVDFAESDRQRVLGFHRLGCTRLLRKEYREAEEAFETAFNLGHVYSATGLARIGYIQGHKLWGYEKLTSVISSVSPPLGWMYQERSLYCEGDKKLEDLEKATELDPTLTYPYMYRAVKLMSEQNAEAALEEINRILGFKLALECLEIRFCLYLGMDDYEAALRDIQAALTLCPDYRMFDGKVAARQLRTLVYEHVESWTTADCWMQLYEKWSNVDDIGSLSVIYQMLEADACKGVLYFRQSLLLLRLKCPEAAMRSLQLAREHASSDHERLVYEGWILYDTGHCEEGLQKAKESIRIKRSFEAYFLQAYALAESSLDPSSSSTVVSLLEDALKCPSDRLRKGQALNNLGSVYVDCEKLDLAADCYINALKVRHTRAHQGLARVHFLRNDKAAAYEEMTRLIEKAQNNASAYEKRSEYCDRELAKSDLEMVTRLDPLRVYPYRYRAAVLMDSRKEAEAIEELSRAIAFKADLHLLHLRAAFHEHNGDVSSALRDCRAALSVDPNHQEMLELHSRVNSHEP